A genomic segment from Lates calcarifer isolate ASB-BC8 linkage group LG13, TLL_Latcal_v3, whole genome shotgun sequence encodes:
- the unc45b gene encoding protein unc-45 homolog B produces the protein MEDPIQLKDEGNKFFQAGDIDKAIECYTKAIKVCKDKKVLAVIHRNRSACYLKKENYTSAASDASKAIDVDAKDIKALYRRCQALEKLGKLDMAFKDVQRCATLEPKNKTFLETLRRLGADIQAKLKTTFSTDSRVQNMFDILLDEEMEKDKREKAANNLIVLSREDAGAERIFQNNGVPLLLNMIETGKPEMILAAVRTLSGMCTGHKARAMAIIHMVGIDKMCSIMAIDNEEIALATCNLFQCINDSLTGGDTREYGKEEALVLDAAKDLKTILLSLLEMVASKKVSGHGRDQALNLLTKNVPRKDKKEKDNTRTLFTIDHGLKKILKVCGQVPELPDQLPLTENTQLIASVLLNKLYDDLKCDPERNNFRDICDEYIKSKIDPNNMDKTIHAVNTISGLLQGPFDVGNALVGHQGIMEMMVALCGSEREVDQMVAVEALIHASSKMSRASFIITNGVSLLKDIYKKTKNERIKIRSLVGLCKLGSAGGDDYSMRQFAEGSTEKLAKQCRKWLCNPQIDTKTRKWAIEGLAYLTNDADVKDDFVEDEAALKAMFELAKSKDKTILYSVACTLVNCTNCYEKKEIIPELVQLAKFSKQHVPEQHPKDKKDFIKMRVKRLLKAGVTSALAVMVKADNAILTDQTKEMLSRVFLALSEDPKDRGTIVAQGGGKALIPLALEGTDAGKVKASHALAKIAAISNPEIAFPGERVYEVVRPLVSLLHTDRDGMQNFEALKGLTNLAGFSEKLRVKIVKEKALPEIENYMFEEHDQIRQAATECMCNLVTCKEVQDRYLEDGNDKMKLLVLLCGEDDDNLQIAAAGALAMLTAAQKKLCTKLTLVTTQWLEILQRLCLHVNPRIQHRGLVIIYNMLNSDDNELAKKLIESEILEILSVIGKAEDNPKRQEPIDAARACLVRAMDLGLIKPFTSPS, from the exons ATGGAAGACCCAATACAGTTAAAAGACGAGGGAAATAAATTCTTCCAGGCTGGAGATATTGACAAGGCCATTGAATGCTACACAAAAGCCATCAAGGTGTGCAAGGACAAAAAGGTGCTGGCTGTCATTCACAGGAACAGATCTGCGTGCTACCTAAAAAAG GAAAACTACACCAGTGCAGCATCTGATGCATCTAAAG CAATTGATGTTGATGCAAAAGACATTAAAGCTTTGTATCGGCGATGCCAGGCTCTGGAGAAGCTAGGAAAACTAGATATGGCGTTCAAAGATGTGCAGAGATGTGCTACCCTTGAACCAAAGAACAAGACCTTCCTGGAGACTCTCCGCAGGCTGGGGGCAGACATCCAGGCCAAG CTCAAAACAACATTCTCCACAGATTCCAGGGTACAGAACATGTTTGACATTCTCCTTGATGAAGAAATGGAAAAGGACAAAAGGGAAAAA GCTGCCAATAATCTGATTGTGCTATCAAGAGAAGATGCCGGAGCAGAGAGAATCTTCCAGAACAACGGCGTACCACTGTTGCTCAACATGATAGAGACAGGCAAACCGGAGATGATTCTGGCTGCTGTTCGTACTTTGTCAGGGATGTGCACAGGACACAAAGCTCGG GCCATGGCTATAATTCACATGGTGGGCATTGATAAGATGTGCAGCATCATGGCTATTGACAATGAGGAGATCGCACTGGCAACCTGCAACCTCTTCCAATGCATTAACGACTCCCTCACTGGTGGAGATACAAGGGAATATGGGAAAGAAGAAGCCTTGGTTTTGG ATGCAGCTAAGGACCTGAAAACCATTCTTCTCTCGCTGCTGGAGATGGTTGCCAGTAAGAAGGTGTCCGGCCATGGCAGAGACCAGGCTCTGAACCTCCTGACCAAGAACGTACCTcgcaaagacaaaaaagagaaagacaacaccAGGACCCTCTTCACCATTGATCACG GTCTGAAGAAGATCCTCAAAGTGTGTGGTCAGGTTCCTGAACTGCCAGACCAGCTGCCCTTAACAGAGAACACACAGCTGATTGCCAGCGTGCTCCTCAACAAGCTCTATGACGACCTCAAATGTGACCCAGAGAGAAACAACTTCAGGGATATATGCGACGAATATATCAA ATCCAAAATTGACCCCAACAACATGGACAAGACCATTCATGCAGTCAACACCATCTCAGGGCTGCTGCAGGGCCCGTTTGATGTCGGTAACGCTCTGGTTGGACATCAAGGCATCATGGAGATGATGGTGGCGCTGTGTGGCTCGGAGCGTGAGGTGGACCAGATGGTCGCTGTGGAGGCGCTGATTCATGCCTCCTCAAAAATGAGCCGCGCCTCTTTCATTATTACCAATGGTGTGTCACTGCTCAAGGATATTTACAAGAAGACCAAGAATGAGAGAATTAAAATACGCTCACTGGTG GGGCTCTGTAAACTGGGTTCAGCTGGAGGTGATGATTACAGTATGAGGCAGTTTGCTGAGGGCTCCACAGAGAAGCTGGCCAAGCAATGCAGAAA GTGGCTCTGTAATCCCCAGATTGATACCAAAACAAGGAAGTGGGCTATTGAGGGTCTTGCTTATCTGACTAATGATGCTGATGTGAAAGATGACTTTGTTGAGGATGAGGCTGCCTTGAAAGCCATGTTTGAACTGGCCAAG TCTAAGGATAAGACGATCCTATATTCAGTAGCTTGCACCCTGGTTAACTGCACCAACTGCTATGAGAAGAAGGAAATCATCCCAGAGTTGGTTCAGCTGGCAAAGTTCTCAAAGCAACACGTGCCTGAGCAACACCCGaag GACAAGAAAGACTTTATAAAGATGAGAGTGAAAAGGCTGCTGAAGGCTGGTGTCACATCAGCTCTTGCCGTCATGGTCAAAGCAGATAACGCCATCCTGACCGACCAGACCAAAGAGATGTTGTCAAG GGTTTTCTTGGCGTTATCAGAGGATCCCAAAGATCGTGGTACCATTGTAGCCCAAGGTGGGGGAAAG GCTTTGATACCACTTGCTCTGGAAGGGACAGATGCTGGAAAGGTGAAGGCAAGCCACGCCCTTGCCAAGATTGCAGCTATCTCCAACCCAGAAATTGCTTTCCCTGGCGAGAGG GTGTACGAGGTGGTGCGGCCTTTGGTTAGCctccttcacacagacagagatgggATGCAGAACTTTGAAGCTCTGAAAGGCCTCACCAACTTGGCCGGTTTCAGTGAAAAACTAAG AGTAAAGATTGTGAAGGAGAAAGCTCTGCCAGAGATCGAGAACTACATGTTTGAGGAGCACGATCAGATCCGACAGGCTGCCACTGAATGCATGTGCAACCTTGTGACTTGTAAAGAG GTCCAAGATCGTTACCTTGAAGATGGCAATGACAAGATGAAGCTGCTGGTTCTGCTATGTGGCGAGGATGACGACAATCTCCAGATAGCTGCAGCTGGAGCTCTGGCCATGCTCACTGCTGCTCAGAAGAAGCTCTGCACCAAACTCACTCTTGTG ACGACCCAGTGGCTCGAGATCCTGCAGAGGTTATGTCTTCATGTCAACCCCAGGATCCAACACCGTGGCCTTGTGATTATCTACAACATGCTCAACTCAGATGACAACGAGCTGGCCAAGAAGCTGATTGAGAGCGAGATACTGGAAATCCTCTCAGTGATCGGCAAGGCCGAGGACAATCCCAAGAGGCAGGAGCCCATTGACGCGGCACGCGCATGCCTGGTCAGAGCTATGGATCTGGGTCTCATCAAACCCTTCACCAGCCCctcttaa